One Borreliella chilensis DNA window includes the following coding sequences:
- a CDS encoding GTP-binding protein produces MKLNAGIVGLPNVGKSTLFSSLTSSRVEIANYPFCTIEPNVGIVEIPDERLLKIAEFIVPKKVIPAVMEFVDIAGLVKGASTGEGLGNKFLANIREVSVIVHVVRCFEEKEIIHINDDINPEKDIATINVELCLSDLETVQKSLQKQEKNVKSTDKKISESSKTIVSMLKRLEKHLSNMNPVVDFRFDDFEYNFIKSLNLLTFKKVLYVCNVDENSLNGNKYTDIVKNIALEEGNDFLILCAKIEAELAGIKDASYKNEMLELFGINDSGLSNLIKKAYYNLGLRTYFTAGLQEVKAWTFKQGIKAPKAAGIIHSDFERGFIKAEIYSCDDLFKFQSVQKLKEKGLVRIEGKEYLVRDGDVIFFKFNV; encoded by the coding sequence ATGAAACTTAATGCGGGGATTGTGGGGCTTCCTAATGTGGGTAAGTCTACTTTATTTTCATCGTTGACATCGTCTAGGGTTGAGATTGCAAATTATCCTTTTTGTACTATTGAGCCAAATGTAGGGATAGTAGAGATTCCTGATGAAAGGCTTTTAAAAATTGCAGAGTTTATTGTTCCTAAAAAAGTTATTCCTGCTGTTATGGAGTTTGTTGATATTGCAGGTCTTGTTAAAGGAGCATCAACAGGGGAAGGGCTTGGCAATAAATTTTTAGCTAATATTCGTGAAGTTTCTGTTATTGTTCATGTTGTAAGGTGTTTTGAAGAAAAAGAGATTATTCATATTAATGATGATATTAATCCGGAGAAAGATATCGCTACAATCAATGTTGAGCTTTGTCTTTCAGATCTTGAAACTGTCCAAAAAAGCCTTCAAAAACAAGAAAAAAATGTTAAGAGTACTGATAAAAAAATTAGTGAATCTTCTAAGACAATTGTTTCAATGTTAAAAAGACTTGAAAAGCATTTAAGCAATATGAATCCTGTTGTTGACTTTAGATTTGATGATTTTGAATACAACTTTATTAAATCATTAAATCTTTTGACTTTTAAAAAGGTTTTGTATGTTTGCAATGTTGATGAAAATTCACTTAATGGCAATAAATATACAGATATTGTAAAAAATATTGCTTTGGAAGAAGGAAATGATTTTTTAATTTTGTGTGCCAAAATTGAAGCTGAGCTTGCTGGAATAAAAGATGCATCTTATAAAAATGAAATGTTAGAATTATTTGGAATAAATGATAGCGGGCTTAGCAATTTAATCAAAAAAGCCTATTATAATTTAGGACTTAGAACTTATTTTACGGCGGGTTTGCAAGAAGTTAAAGCTTGGACCTTTAAACAGGGCATAAAAGCTCCTAAAGCTGCTGGGATAATTCACAGTGATTTTGAGAGAGGCTTTATTAAAGCAGAAATTTATTCTTGTGATGATTTGTTTAAATTTCAAAGTGTTCAAAAACTAAAAGAGAAAGGGCTTGTTAGGATTGAAGGTAAAGAATATCTAGTAAGAGATGGAGATGTAATCTTTTTTAAATTTAATGTTTAG